The DNA segment CACCTTATAAATCCAAAGAAGGCATGCAAAATCATGTTCTTATTAGAATTTTACATTGTTCCATTATCATTTTCTTATTATGTTATGGAAATTAATCATACTCTAGGCAAATCACTCAGCAACAATATTATTAGTCTGTTCACAAATAGTTGCACCTGCACCATGTGATTGATCATGTCCTTCTGCCGCTTCTATTATTTTCTGATTTCTtgatcttttccttttcttctcataGCTAATCCCTCTAGACTTAGACTGAAAACTACGAACATCACGTAAGAAAAGCTTAACTGCTCGAGTCCCAAACGGATTCATTTCTGAATTTCCTCCATGTTCTTCATAAGCAGCTCGAAGACGCCCTATAAGCGCATCAAGACTTCCCCAAGCTTGCCTTAAAGGACATAGGCATGGCGATGGAGGATTCAGCACGCCAAAAAATGGACAATTTTGGTTATGAACTTTGGTCTTTCCGAACTGATCCAAGTACCTGTTGGAAATCAATTAAGAGTTTAAGAGCTATATAAGCGCTAACGGTATGTAACCTGATGTGATAGAACAAATTATGCTGATAATTAATATAAAAGAATCTTTGTACTGCATATAACTTAAGTGGAACATGAAGAATATATAGGAGCAAAGACTAATAGAATCGAGAGAAAGTTGAAAACCTAGTCTTGCCCAACTGATCTAGATACCTGTTGAAAATCTAAGCGTTTAAGTTCTATGCACTATTAACAATATAAAAAGTATATATTTACATAATCAGGTAGTTCTATTTAATATGTAACAGTGATTGACAACTTAAAATAAACAGTAAGTAACCTGCTATAACTGTCAGTGCATATAACTTAAATACTCCTTAGTCACTCCGTTTATAACTTAAATACTCCTTAGTtactccgtttcaatttatgccCAAAAGAATGCCAAAAAAGCACTGTCCATTTCTTTTTTAGTCTATACCAAAAAATGATATCTTTttatatttggaaacaatttacctttatacgacaatttataaccacataaaataTATGTACTTCATTATATATCACAAgttcaaaaatctttttttttttgttaaactcCGTGTctagtcaaataggttcacataaattgaaacggagggagtgtTTGAATAGAACATGGATAATAGGAAGAATGATTAACAGAATAGAGAGAAAGTAACTAGCTTGGTATTTCCATATAAGATAGTGAAGTGAACATGCTTATTTATAGGCTTAATTAATTCAAATAATAGATCGGAAAAACCCTCAACTACTACACTTAAAGCCAAGTGTTATTCCGGAACCAAATTTTGACCGTATCTTATTCTTATTTTGACTAACAAATACATGTGAAATATAGGAATTATATATACTAACAAACAGAAGTACTAATAAGTTCAAAACTTTGAAATTAAATATTACCTAAGAAATTCCAGGACGTGAACACTGCTGCAAATAGAAAACGACAATGGCGGATGGTGGTTTCTTAAGTATTGACAGAAAGTGTTCCAATCTCGACGTTTCTGGTTCTCATATCGACTTAATGGTGGAGCTGAGAAAGGAATAACAGTAGTGTTTGAGAGATCACTACTTTTGCTGGGAATAATATTTCTTGAAGTTACATTGACTTTTGCTCTCACAAAATCCATGGGAAATATAGTATACTAAAAAGGCGAGAAATGTTCTTTCTATCTTATGATTAGTCAAACGCTAACAAGCAAGAAAACAGATATACCCTAAGCAACAACTGTTGTTTCCCTCTAAGGTTTATCAGATCTTATGGTTATTTTTGTAAAATCTTATTGTGTAAGAGTCAGAAAACCCCCTATATTGAGGTGAACTGGAACAGCTTTTACTATTAGTAATTAGTAAGAATAATATAAGGGTCAAATATGTAGTTGACCTAGTGTAGCATGGTCAAAGGTTGAAGATGAAAATGGCAAACTTTAGAGTAGTAAATCAAATGAAGGATATATCCTAATAACACTACAATAACATTATGCATATCGACTACGAAGATTTTGGCTAGTTACAAAAAAAGGGATTTCTCTATAGTAATACTTTGAAATTTTTTGTATAGAAATCTTGAGAAAGAGCTGAAATTAGTGAGTAAAAGAGAGAAGTAGATAACGTCCTTTGATTTTTGGTCCAAGAAAAGGGGGAAGAAAATAGATTAGACATCCATTTGTGtgtgaaaaaggagaaaagggtcaaGAAAGTGAGAGAGTGACATTTGTGGAAAGAGTATTGTGAGAAAGGGGAAAGTTTTTTGGCATTTATTTTGAGGTTGTAAAAATGTATGTACGACGTTAGGTTTTGCTGGTAACCCTACTATTGCTAGTACTGGTTTATTCACTATTAGGGCACGTGTCAAATTTGGAACTATTGAAAATAACACTACTTATTATAAGGGGAAACTACAAGCCAACAATTCCAGGAAACTTCATAGCAAATGCCTTTAATTCCAAGAAAATTTCTCTTTGCCCACTGATAAGTGACAATGTATAACTTTGTTATACACAACAACAACCACTTTCTCATAAGTGGAATTTGATAAGGGTAAAGTTAGGGATGTCAAATGGGCGGATCAAAATGAGTTGAGTCAATAATTGGGCGGGTCAAATGATTCACCCAAAAATTACTTGGGCTAAAATGGTTTGGGTCAAGATAGGCTAAAATTCGGGTCATAGTCCAACCCGCACAACTCTTTTCAAGTTTTACTTAATACGTGCTGTCATCTTATGAATTGTATAATTACTAAATAAGACTTTTTTTTATGGTCATATATAAGCATATCAAACaaaaaaagaattattttaaagatattttggcAAAGTTACTCATGGATCAATTTGGGGTAAAAATTAGCCCAACTTTAAATGGGTTGAAATATAGATTGGGTCAAGATGGACTAAGTTCAATAAATAGGCGGGTCAATAACCAGCCCAACCTTAGGCGAGTTGGACGGGCCATTTGGGCTTTAGCCAAAATTTGATAGCCCTAGGTAGTGTATGCAACCTTACCCTATCCTAGGAAGGTAAAGAGGttattttcgatagaccctctgctaaagaaaagaagcagtagcaacaacaacaagatATTAAGGAAGCAAAGCAAAGATAGCAATCAAACAATAGGTAGTAATAACAATCTGATAATAAAATGATACCATACTAACATTAATGATATCaaattaagaaagaaaaatgacacgCTTGACTACTTACTATCCTTCTACCACACAGGGCGGAGGCACCTTAGTGCACCGCTTCGTCCGTAGAATTCattaaatatatattatattaaatatataatattttaaaGAATCCCTATAAATGCTGAAATGACAGTGTTTGCCCGTAGGTGCGTCTTGGTCCAGTGGGTAAGCATCAAATTTTGAGTGGGAGGTGAGTGGTTCAAAACTCAACCCCTTAATGGATtattttttaaaagctaacttccATTtattaaaacttatttaaatttgaatgGTTGTGTGATGCCttgtataaaaaaaataaaaatatgtagTACTATATGAGGCTTTATGCATACATTTCAGAAAGTCAAAATTCATCGAGGAAAGTTATAATATTGTAGTTGTACTGCATTTTATTGATATAATTTGAATCTTTTTTTTAAATGTAGCATCATTGTTTTATTTGTTCATTTATTTACTTTTTTAAATATCGACACCGCTTGTGAAGAACTTTGTGTACGCCCCTGCTACCACAATCCTCGATCTTCACCCCTTTCTACCAAGGGTCATGTTCTCGATACGCTCCAGTTACGTCATGTCTTGTCTAATTACCTCTCCGATACTTCTTACGCCTACCTTACCCCTCCTCATACCTACTAAGGCCAACCTCTCAACTTTATTATACACGATTCAATATTTGCATCCACTTTATTAATGACTAAACTTACTTTGGGTGTAATATCAAATAACTCTATGAACTTATAACAAGTCTAAtttgttattttaataatatagaaATAAAGCATATGATATGCTATATATAACAAGTTAAAGTGCATCAATTAATGATATAAAAATCAAAACACTGTTCGCGCATACAATAAGTTAAATCCTTTAATTATTACTGTTCCTTTGAGATTATAAGTGATTGGGGCCCTATCGAATAAAAATTTGAACAAATACGCTGACCATTATTTAATTCCATGACGACTTGAATGGATAACTCAAAAATTTATGGTTAAAGTTATGAATAGCGCCCTATTTGTTTGTACCTAGTGGAGGTTAGATCATTCAAATGTCAGCCTATTAAAGTGTATGATTTTTTTAATAATCACTTATTAGTTCTTAATAAGTTTGTATTATTTGAATCGTGTACAAATTTTAATGTTATTAAGACTCGCTCAGTTAAAAATTTGTTTGAATGTATTGTGGTAACACTGCTCTATTTATTGACACTGGCAATTATCGCTGGCATTAACCATGCACCATCATACAACCACCAACACCAACAAACTTCACCACCAGATAAATCGAGCGGAGCGGAGCTAGTAGCCTGGATACGGATTAGAGAAAATTAAGTAGTTTTTGTTCAAAAAGTATATTTATGTTAAAGAAATTCATTAATTATATACAACCATTCAATTTAGAATCCAGTTATTAACTGATGATAGgttataattacgtattttagtcgcttattacactcaaatttactgcactttaattgagtttgagctttaatcgctagtgtcttgcactaattgtgtgttttatgccttgtaggagtgattccgagttaTGTAGAAGTTatagaatgaattcaagtgatttgaagctttgaagtctgagtaaaagcccgagaaattaagccgggatcatattcagggatcaacggatgatagagcaacaacacaaagaatcgagtaggcatattgcgtactgtctagtaaaatgcacataactttttgCTCTGAACTCTATTTAGGCTCCACAATATATGATTGGAGCTAACTCAAACGGCTACAATTTTTATGTTTTAtgttttccaaattccaaacggaacagggtgaaaaaCGCGGTCTAAACCGAGACCGCGGATCTGACGCGGACTGAGGCAGTACACTAGGAAAGTACCGTGCCCGGACCGCGGCTGCGGATGTCCAGGCCTAGAAACttgtcctttttcgcgtaggagaaggtataattgtttgggcccgaccctacttggtatatatacatggaaaaatggtattttgaggggaggagaccaatttttgacacaaattcgacctaaggaggcagataCACAATAGGAgtaaggcggggaattcttctacgagtttttccttcctcttcctatttttcattgttggttatgacttttagtattgtagttttacatactattatgaatagctaatttgttatctagggttttgatggaaccttttgtaggataaattcttgttatatttttatataattgagccgtagtattttctctatttgttcaactatattattcttgtgattgattgaagggccctcaattagctgtgcttatttagtatgtattactcgggagagagtgcaaatctaggtagttgttgaacaacatcactctcGACATATGTGAGGAATCGATAACTAATgatttaaaggtgggattagggataacgaaaccttgggtgcgatctaagtgagctgtaattaagccagctagcgtaactcgggagagtatgtctagtaaattatcgtaattactcgggagagaattacaatacgcagagcgctcatgatcggtagagaatacttaggcgaaattatagaagacatagcgggaaggattccgacaattggggaaatcataactctagatctccctaatcttttctccaacctgtagtatctttagtgttaatttattattttaatttgttagttagttagttaaacacaagaatcttaatatctataagttaggaattgttcaagcgtgtagtcttggtgatagtgaacaactgtagctaagccttagttctttgtgggattcgactccgcacttgtaaaccggattatatttgcaacgaccgcttagtcctttttataaggcatagttgggcgtgatcaaattttggcgccactgccggggaactaacgatgcagttgtaggtgtacatattgctaggtttcaagtttgaacttttattttattttagtatttgatatttttaatctttttattttagttttatttgagAAACATCGCATCAGGGAATTATGagaattttgatgttggtaattctacttttatcctccttatgcatattgtggaggaaaccacgcagggcaaaattatcaaaatatttccgagagcgagttatgtgcaccaacttaattttatgtgtggaatgtgtgtgatatgtgtggtggtcaagatggtcaatttcatggttgtgcttatatttcttatcttccctcaaccccttactttgatggttcttctttttcttgtgaagttaatagaaACAAAGAACCCAGGTATGAGGACCTGAAAGAGATCGAGTATGAGATACAACTACGGGTACAAAGGCAAGGTacaactattcacaacttggaggctcaagcgaataaattaattgaaccttgtaaagCGCAACAAGTTGACATTGTGGATAGTAGACAGTATGAGCATGAATTGGCTGCAGAAATTGCCATTATACTGCAGGATTTAAAAAAATATGAGGATGAGCTAGAGGAGGAGGccagagtagaacaccaacaatcaatcgcACTAGATTTGAGGATGTCAATATTGTAaaagagatactagagtcaaccaaggatattgaggatacatatttagttgactctattgtcattagtgttgagaaggtagacagtcccaatgttcatgtagttgagcacattggtcctcactccaagcattttttcacattgtgtttagatgatgatatggaaatagagtcatccAAGCTATTTGAAGAATCAAGGAATAAGGAACAAGATGcttacattctggaattcttcttgcTAGAAAGTCGGAATTACACACCTCATCCAAAGGCCAAGAAATGCAaaataatatattattttattgggTCAGTCAGATTCATTCCACCATCCCAGGAGCATGATCATAGAGtagaatcaaaacttggggtccgattcataagttcaaagtggaggcagaaagtgattcgcgtcgtgccgcgacgttaaatcaagggcttgttgggaggcaacccagctttactgctttcttttatttttttttatttttttattgtattatttttgtagtgccGATTATGAACACCTAATTTTTAACCATGTTTGAATTCTTTTCCCACTTATCTCACAAATACCTCACTTCTCACCCATCTTTCCATTCCCATATTCCTGTGTCCCCCACGCCTGTTCCCCATCCCACTCTTTTGTCCCTACCCCACTCCCCTTTGCTCCCCACTCTTTGTCCTCCATTTGTTCCTCACACTTTGTCCCTCACTTGTCCACCACTCACAACTCCTATCCCCTCCATAAAACATACACACACAGAGATGAATACAAAGGAGGAAGGAGCAAGACAGCCAGGAAACTCTTCCATTTTCCATCTCATCTTCGTCGTCCACCTTCTAATATAACAAAATCGCCCCCCACAAATTAGCTTAAAACTAGAAAAAGGCCAGCAAAAATTTCAGTCCGCAAACCATCAAAAACACCTTGAACCAGTCCCATTTTtcacatgaaacaacaacaaaaactaaCCCGTTTTGAGTCGAGATTGTTGAGGCTACTATTCGAGTTTACCGAAAGTAGATTTTAGCTTCTGTTTTTGTTTTCGGCCCAGTTCGCTGATGTCAGATTTGTTTGTACAAAGTTGTTGAAAGTTTAAGAAAGGTCCATTCTATCCACCCTGGTTTGTTTTAAATACTTTGCTTGCGTGTATCTAATATGCCGTACTTATTTTGTGAGAATGAAATTTTCTCTTATGGCTGATTGTTTGGTTTATTTGATTGATAAGCTTTTCTtagtttaataaataaaattaatagAACATAATATTTAAGTGTTAGTTTCTTAAGAAAGAATTCATGTTCACTTTCTTTATTAAAAACTTTGACATGACAGAATTGGTATGGATTTAAGTTATTAATATTTAGCAAAGTCTTGGAAATAATTGGATCGTATCCTACTGTTTGTATGTTTAGGTTACTCATATCTTATATTAGTACGTTATCTGGTTTTGTCTACTTTATTAggtaattatttgattttattataaGTCCTTGATTGATAGTGATAACCAGTAGAAGAAATCAAAGGGCCATAGATTGTGATAAGTAAAATTAGCAAGCTGGCCCATATTAAATAGTGTAGCCTTTTAAGACAAATAATTTAAGTACTAAAATTGCACGCgttagtttatttttagacatatctCTACAGATTCATTCCAGGCCTTACAATAATCTTAAATtagtttttttagaaaaataattcaagtgtgcttaaataattaaatatcataGCTATGTATATGGTCTCCGTGGCATAATTGTGATATGTAACAAAATAAATATTCGTAAGCGTGACTtatttcaagataatttttcataattttaatcaAGCAATAAAAGCGGACatggggaatgccttacaccttctccccggtcaatagaattccttactcggactTTGTTTTCgtagaccaataataatagagtcaaaccttcctttgaatagggattcaaataaaaggtgacttggaacaccgacaAAAAttaattccaagtggcgactctgtaaataaaataatccctatttcaaatttgtcactttaattaaaaaagctctttaacccacaatccataacaaCACATTATCTTTTGGAGGGGTAAAAAAAGGGTGTGTCAGCTCTGGTGACTCAGCGGGGGACTATTAATAAGAATTCGAGCTTTGCATAttgatttttatttggctttattaatttttgtatatattgtgTTTGGGAGCATAATGTGCTATTTATTGCTTATTTGCCGCTTTAATATTTATTTGAACTGTGATGTAAATTGTATCCTATCTCGCACTCCTCTAAGTCTTCTGATAGGTAGTTATGTTGTGTTTGCCTACCAGCATCACAAAATTTCTGTCATGAGATAAAGCCAGTTAGCTTACCAGCTTCTGGTAAAGGATTTAATCACAAATATTTAGGCGGGAGAGCTGTTAGCTAGCCAGTGATGTTCTACTACTGGTGATGCTTGACACTACTCGGCTCGGGTTGTCCAcccgggtaagccaggtctagataCCATCTCCTTTAGGATTTGAAAACTTAGAAGAACAAAGCAATGAATATCACAAGTAGGCTAcgctttatttgcatcatgtgcattggACTTAGCGGGACTCGGCACAGGGGTTGGACCCGTCTAGACATGTACCAATTTTTCGGACCAACATGTCCACTTATGTGATACTTACTATATCATTTGGAAGGCTTGTTTGCATTGTTGACCGATTTTAGAAAATTAACTTagtataatttaaaaaaaaaatattctcctAGTTTGGTACAAATAAACCCTTTTTACTGAAATTTTGCAGTGGTGTGGCGTAAAGattaatttttctaaaaaaaaaaaccaaaaagaatAAAATAGTTAGTTGGCCGAACTACGCGAgtctgattctcactggatgtgagatacgtaggcaaacctcatcggtttcgaccacaatttaaaaaataaaaaataaaaataaaaaataaaaaaaatgttttctcttacttccttctttagaaaagaatttcttaaagaccccaattttcaaaaaaaatcaaaaaattcaaaaatattttcttcctttttcttttagaagtctttcttccacacaaaaaaattaaaaaaaaaatctttcgaaaatcacaaaaataaataaatgaaataaaccaagaaaaaaaatcgaaaatccaaaaaaaaatgttgaattccaaaatcttttttttttctatgctTCAGAAGATTTTCTGAAAatccaaatttaaaaaaaaaggtctttctttcaaaaattccaaaacaaaaaaaatagaaattcaaaaaaaaaagtatatatttttatttcttcttttgaagtctttctttcaatcattcaaaaacaaaaaaaaattattaaaataaaaaaaagtccaAAAATTCTTTCTTTCtaccaaacaaaaaaaaaaacaaaaatattttccttgtttggagCTTTCGTGGAGTTATTTGTATACAagtaaagagagaaaaaaagaattagtttatttactttatttgtGATCATcgtgaactacgtaatgatctaattcatgcggcatcatgatacataggcaatcctcatcAGATTCAATCATGGACATAAACAGACTGagtgaaaaacaaacaaaaaaaaagaagaaaaaaagaaaaatattgagaaaaaaaagaaaaaaaagagtgacaGAAACAGGAGAGAAGAGAGAGCCATGACAACTTCTAGCTCAAGGGGGTCGCAAGTCATTCAACAAATCATACATGCTTCCTAAGGTCCCACAATACCATTATCCCATCAAGATGTTGCTCATTCCGTGACACCGCCTCCCTATGCGGTGCTGAATGCGCAACCTTACACGTAGCCACATcattatacacaaaaccgagctccacctcctagaaatgtCCATCCTtgccaagctccatataatctccAACCAGATGTTCCCCAGTACAAtcttcgcccaagagagccttttagaaagaatcagttcacccctattggtgaattgtattcaagcttgttccaaaagctaatcaggctagatctattacagccagtggccccgaaccggCCGAACCCCAAGTCAccctcgcaccgagctgatgctagtgtgaataccactctggagcagtaggacacagtacagaggactgttggaccctcaaaagggcagttgaagatttgattgaaactgAGAGAATTGTTTTTCAGGATGAATAAGCtcttgatgtgatgaacaatctgttgcctgcccacaacatcgggccaatagtcagaatgatttgtgaaaatgaggaatttgatccgacaCTGAAGGTTGtcgcagccattgccgagacagaagaaaagccaaaaaatggttgccaagcctgaaagttccccatcaaatgggagtctcggtagctagtcttgctatcctttctgcgtctggattatctcagggtgtgatctaGATGTTtaactttattgtcttactttctgacGTAAACCcttctatttttaaaattaaaaaaaatcaaatgaaattaatatttcattgtctagGATTGTCTCTTTTCTTAATATTGTCACTTTTATTATTCTCTTTTGAGTTCTATTAATGCAAattttaatgacatgacatgcttgcggacttcatgcccagatcctaaaatGCTGTCAGACCCCGAAATAATTATGAAGCAGAATGTATTGAAGATAAGTATTGTAATGAAATATATAGAGAATTGGAATAGTAAGCCTAGACAAAGTCCAAATGAAACCGCACTTACGTGATTGGTTTATGGCATTGAAGCCGTGATACCATTAGGAGTTGAAATTTTCTCTTTTTGGATCTTTGTTGAAACCGAGATCAAGGATCAAGATTATGTCAAAATCCGGTAAAAATGGTTGACTTTGACTGGCTAAAAAATGGTTAGTTGCGGTCTGCCACaagcagttgtaccaacaaagaatgacTCATGCCTATAACAAGAAAATATGTTTtaaaaaatttgaagtagggcaactcaTGCTGAGATGTATCCTCCCGCATCATGAAAAAGCTGAAGAAATGTTTGCTCTAAAACTGGAAAAGGTCCATATATTATAACAAGAGTCTTGCCAAAATGAGTGTTGTATTTAGGATACATCGAAGAAAATGTCCTCGATACAACTTCCGATGCGGATGCAAGCAAAATGTATTATGTTTAACTCTCTGTGCAACATTGATATTCTctaattgggatgacgaaggctttcattctcgctacccaaacaccatcaaccctttgagtcggttacctttctttgattaccctctttggaacctaaaggtgttattgaaaaaaaacacaaaaaaatgaaaaatgaaaaaaaaagaaaaaaaaaatcaaaacaagtTCAAGTCgattgaactacgtttgacttgattccaaaatggatacgtaggcagcctctctctggggttcagtcacatcaAAACAAAAATTCATATTCCCCAAAAATGAAAACTGGGGCATATGTTACAATAGTTCGGTAATGGTTTCGCCTGAAAGGTTTCAAAGTTGCAATTTAACCCATATTCTTTATACCCAAATccttttcaagtccttccgatcaatcaacAATAATGTTCAAAATTGGAGGATACAGTTACTTGGATCTGGTGCAACCaatatgagagaaataaaatgagagagtcttattggtgaaaaccctcatgggcatcgtaaggcgatgttgagtaaagaaactaaaatgagagtcttgctagtgaaaactcgcaaagagcactacaAGAAAATGGTGAGAAGAGAATGAGACAGGTcagttggtgaaaacccgcaaagggcaccaCTGATagaaaagaggatcctcacagccattGGCATCGATACAGCCCTGcacaaggtttctcgattttgaggcaaaagttTGATAAATTTCTGAGAATCGGATAGTTTACGCAGATCAGGCATCcaatccaaaaggcatgtcatgttcgtTAAAGTCtacatgtactccagataagtctttTCCTTTCCCCGGAAAGGATACCTCTTCCCTAAATTCATTGTCTATTTCagtgtttgtttttctttgaatccctttcgatcTAACTCTG comes from the Nicotiana sylvestris chromosome 4, ASM39365v2, whole genome shotgun sequence genome and includes:
- the LOC104244040 gene encoding protein LIGHT-DEPENDENT SHORT HYPOCOTYLS 1-like, whose amino-acid sequence is MDFVRAKVNVTSRNIIPSKSSDLSNTTVIPFSAPPLSRYENQKRRDWNTFCQYLRNHHPPLSFSICSSVHVLEFLRYLDQFGKTKVHNQNCPFFGVLNPPSPCLCPLRQAWGSLDALIGRLRAAYEEHGGNSEMNPFGTRAVKLFLRDVRSFQSKSRGISYEKKRKRSRNQKIIEAAEGHDQSHGAGATICEQTNNIVAE